One stretch of Miscanthus floridulus cultivar M001 chromosome 18, ASM1932011v1, whole genome shotgun sequence DNA includes these proteins:
- the LOC136520399 gene encoding uncharacterized protein — protein MAWVFDSIDKDPATYKDFISILKTAFRFYVSHHHGRHDPARKEKLAIKTLCACPKQRPGSVHCGYYICSMMSNTGAYRRHPLRWREEKGMKRDPYKDDQLLELVGDLCNFILDQIVHVRGAYHDRESDLGTNPQYQHLRETERLALGR, from the exons atggcatgggtctttgattcaatagataaggacccggcgacatacaaagacttcatatcgattctcaagac ggcatttaggttctatgtctcgcatcatcacggaaggcatgatccagcgaggaaggaaaagctggctataaaaacactatgtgcg tgccccaagcagaggcctgggagtgtacattgtggatactatatatgttctatgatgagtaacaccggtgcctacaggagacaccccttaagg tggagagaagagaaaggaatgaaaagagacccatacaaggatgaccaactcttagagctcgtcggcgacctttgcaacttcatattggaccagattgtacacgtcagaggcgcctaccatgatcgagagtctgacttaggtacaaatcctcagtaccaacaccttcgtgagactgaaaggctagctctaggacgttga